One part of the Pecten maximus chromosome 9, xPecMax1.1, whole genome shotgun sequence genome encodes these proteins:
- the LOC117334729 gene encoding putative amine oxidase [copper-containing] isoform X2, with the protein MLEADAERGQILAKSTLRNLKMMLDNSYKWKWISLIFTISTTAFLVISVSVWVVKDRQIEAAKLPSCALDSDKQVSRSKRQAASQADVFAAITPEEIDEVLDYLYSDTDLNLTKPDEAAIDSSFIHTLELQPPNKKRVLDYLSGSGGQPERMAKVLIFRGDATPPVLQEYIVGPLSNISVAKVMNTTARKTTIPYNFRPFSSFEFKAIYKYIIRYIATHAGHVLLESYNATPFDCGSQCLRFAMTPISSAFLPNGERKSWFWFAYDIEFYTLHPLDFQYRVNMTSANPKEWTIENVWYAKQMFSSLDDFLTQYTRGNINKTVMNFPSAEENKYSSLEFREPLFPEAVLRPPIQVEPDGSRITAAGNEIHYLAWDLKYRMSPTVGLQLFDVNFDGERILYEISLQEVVVTYSGFSPSARMLNYADSAGLFGTRCRGLLPSVDCPANARFFNTHLYSANEGGHRTYENAMCVFEHTTNTPVRRHRAYGRIGAFYGGLVSSVLVVRTILSVINYDYIYDFYFYQTGAVEVKISLTGYLGTTFHTPEENPYGVHIKEGINAGIHNHLFHLKVDLDVKGTENKFETLDIKVENKTDPWVDGGYHIQTYYERNVKETELDAVCNYNFSTPKYLLVSSHNATSAQGLPRSYRLLPRGMSNMLVNSDYGFSNSISWARQQVAVTRHKDDEETSTSIFAMWDASDPVVDFARYIEDDENIDIVAWVTLGTQHIPQIENVPNTGTVGTHLSLFIMPYNYFDEDPSMRSRDGVRVTPFSNDHPTDGAVVERHNRKPDEACVASVSLPDDDLRRNSRFLFT; encoded by the exons AGTACTCTCCGAAACTTGAAAATGATGCTCGACAACTCTTACAAGTGGAAATGGATATCGCTGATATTTACAATCTCGACCACTGCCTTCCTCGTCATCAGTGTATCTGTCTGGGTGGTGAAAGACCGTCAGATCGAGGCGGCCAAGCTACCCAGTTGCGCTCTTGATTCGGACAAACAAGTGTCGAGGTCAAAACGTCAGGCCGCTAGTCAAGCAGACGTATTCGCCGCCATTACACCGGAGGAAATTGATGAGGTGCTAGACTACTTATATTCGGACACGGACTTAAACTTGACAAAACCAGACGAAGCTGCAATTGACTCAAGTTTCATACACACTTTGGAACTACAGCCCCCAAATAAGAAAAGGGTGCTTGATTATTTGTCCGGTTCTGGCGGACAACCGGAAAGAATGGCCAAGGTTTTGATTTTTCGCGGAGATGCAACGCCTCCTGTCCTCCAGGAATATATTGTAGGACCCTTATCCAACATTTCAGTAGCGAAGGTGATGAACACGACTGCCCGGAAAACCACTATTCCGTACAACTTCAGGCCATTCTCGTCTTTCGAATTTAAAGCCatctacaaatatataattaggTACATAGCAACTCATGCTGGACACGTCCTGCTGGAAAGCTACAACGCTACTCCGTTTGACTGCGGCAGTCAGTGCTTGAGGTTCGCCATGACCCCAATATCGAGTGCTTTTCTACCAAATGGTGAACGGAAGTCATGGTTCTGGTTTGCTTACGACATTGAGTTTTATACGCTACATCCTCTTGATTTCCAGTACAGGGTCAACATGACGAGTGCTAACCCCAAGGAATGGACAATTGAGAATGTATGGTACGCCAAGCAGATGTTTTCTAGTCTTGATGACTTTTTGACCCAGTATACACGTGGAAACATTAACAAGACCGTCATGAACTTCCCATCCGCCGAAGAAAACAAGTATAGTTCTTTAGAATTTCGAGAACCCTTGTTCCCTGAAGCAGTTCTCCGTCCTCCTATTCAAGTGGAACCCGACGGATCCCGTATCACAGCTGCTGGCAATGAAATACATTACCTTGCTTGGGATCTCAAATACCGTATGTCTCCAACAGTCGGGCTTCAACTTTTTGACGTTAACTTCGACGGTGAGAGAATTCTGTACGAGATAAGTCTGCAAGAGGTTGTGGTGACATATTCCGGTTTCAGCCCTTCCGCTCGGATGCTGAATTATGCCGACAGTGCAGGCTTGTTCGGTACCAGATGCAGAGGCCTGCTCCCCAGTGTTGACTGTCCGGCAAACGCACGCTTCTTTAACACACATTTATACTCGGCTAATGAAGGAGGTCATCGGACATACGAAAATGCCATGTGTGTATTTGAACATACTACAAACACACCAGTTCGCAGACATCGCGCCTATGGGCGGATTGGGGCATTTTACGGTGGACTGGTAAGCTCTGTGCTAGTAGTGAGAACGATTCTGTCTGTGATAAATTACGACTATATCTATGACTTCTACTTCTATCAGACCGGTGCAGTAGAGGTGAAGATTTCCCTTACAGGCTATCTTGGAACTACCTTCCACACCCCAGAAGAAAACCCATACGGAGTTCACATCAAAGAAGGCATCAATGCTGGTATCCACAACCACTTATTTCATTTGAAGGTTGATTTAGACGTGAAGGGAACCGAAAATAAGTTTGAAACCCTCGACATTAAAGTTGAAAACAAGACAGACCCATGGGTTGATGGAGGGTATCACATTCAAACATACTATGAAAGAAATGTGAAAGAAACGGAACTTGATGCAGTCTGTAATTATAACTTCTCGACTCCGAAATATCTTCTCGTCTCTAGCCACAATGCGACCAGTGCACAAGGTCTTCCTCGGTCGTATCGACTGTTACCAAGGGGAATGTCGAATATGCTGGTGAATTCTGACTACGGCTTCTCTAACTCTATATCATGGGCGAGACAACAGGTGGCCGTGACCCGCCACAAGGATGACGAGGAGACAAGTACTTCAATATTCGCTATGTGGGATGCTAGCGATCCAGTGGTCGACTTTGCCAGGTACATAGAGGACGATGAGAATATT GATATTGTTGCCTGGGTCACCCTCGGAACACAACATATCCCGCAGATAGAAAATGTTCCCAACACAGGTACGGTGGGAACGCATCTGTCTCTCTTTATCATGCCCTACAACTACTTTGACGAGGATCCCTCCATGAGATCACGTGACGGTGTGCGTGTCACTCCATTTTCAAATGATCATCCGACAGACGGCGCTGTTGTAGAACGCCATAACCGGAAGCCAGACGAGGCGTGTGTGGCGAGCGTTTCTCTCCCAGATGATGACCTACGACGGAACAGTAGATTTCTGTTTACATAG
- the LOC117334729 gene encoding putative amine oxidase [copper-containing] isoform X1: MLEADAERGQILAKSTLRNLKMMLDNSYKWKWISLIFTISTTAFLVISVSVWVVKDRQIEAAKLPSCALDSDKQVSRSKRQAASQADVFAAITPEEIDEVLDYLYSDTDLNLTKPDEAAIDSSFIHTLELQPPNKKRVLDYLSGSGGQPERMAKVLIFRGDATPPVLQEYIVGPLSNISVAKVMNTTARKTTIPYNFRPFSSFEFKAIYKYIIRYIATHAGHVLLESYNATPFDCGSQCLRFAMTPISSAFLPNGERKSWFWFAYDIEFYTLHPLDFQYRVNMTSANPKEWTIENVWYAKQMFSSLDDFLTQYTRGNINKTVMNFPSAEENKYSSLEFREPLFPEAVLRPPIQVEPDGSRITAAGNEIHYLAWDLKYRMSPTVGLQLFDVNFDGERILYEISLQEVVVTYSGFSPSARMLNYADSAGLFGTRCRGLLPSVDCPANARFFNTHLYSANEGGHRTYENAMCVFEHTTNTPVRRHRAYGRIGAFYGGLVSSVLVVRTILSVINYDYIYDFYFYQTGAVEVKISLTGYLGTTFHTPEENPYGVHIKEGINAGIHNHLFHLKVDLDVKGTENKFETLDIKVENKTDPWVDGGYHIQTYYERNVKETELDAVCNYNFSTPKYLLVSSHNATSAQGLPRSYRLLPRGMSNMLVNSDYGFSNSISWARQQVAVTRHKDDEETSTSIFAMWDASDPVVDFARYIEDDENIVGRGYCCLGHPRNTTYPADRKCSQHRYGGNASVSLYHALQLL, encoded by the exons AGTACTCTCCGAAACTTGAAAATGATGCTCGACAACTCTTACAAGTGGAAATGGATATCGCTGATATTTACAATCTCGACCACTGCCTTCCTCGTCATCAGTGTATCTGTCTGGGTGGTGAAAGACCGTCAGATCGAGGCGGCCAAGCTACCCAGTTGCGCTCTTGATTCGGACAAACAAGTGTCGAGGTCAAAACGTCAGGCCGCTAGTCAAGCAGACGTATTCGCCGCCATTACACCGGAGGAAATTGATGAGGTGCTAGACTACTTATATTCGGACACGGACTTAAACTTGACAAAACCAGACGAAGCTGCAATTGACTCAAGTTTCATACACACTTTGGAACTACAGCCCCCAAATAAGAAAAGGGTGCTTGATTATTTGTCCGGTTCTGGCGGACAACCGGAAAGAATGGCCAAGGTTTTGATTTTTCGCGGAGATGCAACGCCTCCTGTCCTCCAGGAATATATTGTAGGACCCTTATCCAACATTTCAGTAGCGAAGGTGATGAACACGACTGCCCGGAAAACCACTATTCCGTACAACTTCAGGCCATTCTCGTCTTTCGAATTTAAAGCCatctacaaatatataattaggTACATAGCAACTCATGCTGGACACGTCCTGCTGGAAAGCTACAACGCTACTCCGTTTGACTGCGGCAGTCAGTGCTTGAGGTTCGCCATGACCCCAATATCGAGTGCTTTTCTACCAAATGGTGAACGGAAGTCATGGTTCTGGTTTGCTTACGACATTGAGTTTTATACGCTACATCCTCTTGATTTCCAGTACAGGGTCAACATGACGAGTGCTAACCCCAAGGAATGGACAATTGAGAATGTATGGTACGCCAAGCAGATGTTTTCTAGTCTTGATGACTTTTTGACCCAGTATACACGTGGAAACATTAACAAGACCGTCATGAACTTCCCATCCGCCGAAGAAAACAAGTATAGTTCTTTAGAATTTCGAGAACCCTTGTTCCCTGAAGCAGTTCTCCGTCCTCCTATTCAAGTGGAACCCGACGGATCCCGTATCACAGCTGCTGGCAATGAAATACATTACCTTGCTTGGGATCTCAAATACCGTATGTCTCCAACAGTCGGGCTTCAACTTTTTGACGTTAACTTCGACGGTGAGAGAATTCTGTACGAGATAAGTCTGCAAGAGGTTGTGGTGACATATTCCGGTTTCAGCCCTTCCGCTCGGATGCTGAATTATGCCGACAGTGCAGGCTTGTTCGGTACCAGATGCAGAGGCCTGCTCCCCAGTGTTGACTGTCCGGCAAACGCACGCTTCTTTAACACACATTTATACTCGGCTAATGAAGGAGGTCATCGGACATACGAAAATGCCATGTGTGTATTTGAACATACTACAAACACACCAGTTCGCAGACATCGCGCCTATGGGCGGATTGGGGCATTTTACGGTGGACTGGTAAGCTCTGTGCTAGTAGTGAGAACGATTCTGTCTGTGATAAATTACGACTATATCTATGACTTCTACTTCTATCAGACCGGTGCAGTAGAGGTGAAGATTTCCCTTACAGGCTATCTTGGAACTACCTTCCACACCCCAGAAGAAAACCCATACGGAGTTCACATCAAAGAAGGCATCAATGCTGGTATCCACAACCACTTATTTCATTTGAAGGTTGATTTAGACGTGAAGGGAACCGAAAATAAGTTTGAAACCCTCGACATTAAAGTTGAAAACAAGACAGACCCATGGGTTGATGGAGGGTATCACATTCAAACATACTATGAAAGAAATGTGAAAGAAACGGAACTTGATGCAGTCTGTAATTATAACTTCTCGACTCCGAAATATCTTCTCGTCTCTAGCCACAATGCGACCAGTGCACAAGGTCTTCCTCGGTCGTATCGACTGTTACCAAGGGGAATGTCGAATATGCTGGTGAATTCTGACTACGGCTTCTCTAACTCTATATCATGGGCGAGACAACAGGTGGCCGTGACCCGCCACAAGGATGACGAGGAGACAAGTACTTCAATATTCGCTATGTGGGATGCTAGCGATCCAGTGGTCGACTTTGCCAGGTACATAGAGGACGATGAGAATATTGTCGGGAGAG GATATTGTTGCCTGGGTCACCCTCGGAACACAACATATCCCGCAGATAGAAAATGTTCCCAACACAGGTACGGTGGGAACGCATCTGTCTCTCTTTATCATGCCCTACAACTACTTTGA